The Antarcticibacterium sp. 1MA-6-2 genome has a window encoding:
- a CDS encoding MG2 domain-containing protein — MEGVKLEFFNEYSSPSVKYTDKEGSANEVKTKSSSRSGRIRASINGDTLNTNYWPGYFHDYEDEEFIPLAKTLIYLDRAIYRPGQKVFFKGILLKHIKDKTTTVANEYVEIYVDDPNGEEIAYYRLKTNKYGSFNGSFSLPTSGITGEFEIYAEEDTEEESEFWNDILDNGDFGYNSLSFKVEEYKRPTFEVKFDDINETFHPGDTAVVSGSAKSFMGAGISNTNLIYEVTRQKLIRRWWYSSYGDPVTIVVDTTTTDAEGKYQITFPVILEAQEDLNENYLYKYKIKATVVDVTGETREASTSIKIGAQNLLTNLVLPESVITGDTLDLKIENTNLNENPVL, encoded by the coding sequence TTGGAAGGTGTAAAACTGGAATTCTTTAATGAATATAGTTCTCCCTCAGTAAAATATACAGATAAGGAAGGCTCTGCCAATGAGGTAAAAACAAAATCTTCCAGCCGTTCCGGAAGAATTAGAGCAAGTATAAATGGAGATACTTTGAATACCAATTACTGGCCCGGGTATTTTCATGATTATGAGGATGAAGAGTTTATACCTTTGGCTAAGACGCTAATTTATCTTGACCGTGCTATCTATCGTCCCGGGCAGAAAGTTTTTTTTAAAGGAATACTATTAAAGCATATAAAGGATAAAACCACTACTGTTGCTAACGAGTATGTAGAAATATATGTAGACGATCCAAATGGAGAGGAAATAGCTTATTACAGACTAAAAACTAATAAATACGGATCTTTCAACGGAAGCTTTAGTCTTCCAACTTCAGGAATTACAGGAGAATTTGAAATTTATGCTGAAGAGGATACAGAAGAAGAGTCAGAATTTTGGAATGACATTCTGGATAATGGAGATTTTGGATATAATAGTCTCTCTTTTAAGGTGGAAGAATATAAGCGTCCCACATTTGAGGTGAAATTTGATGATATTAATGAAACATTTCATCCGGGAGACACGGCTGTAGTTTCCGGAAGTGCCAAATCGTTTATGGGTGCGGGTATTAGCAATACTAATCTTATTTACGAAGTCACACGTCAAAAACTAATTAGGAGATGGTGGTATTCCAGTTATGGTGATCCTGTCACAATTGTTGTAGATACCACCACCACAGATGCCGAAGGCAAGTATCAAATAACATTTCCTGTTATATTGGAGGCTCAGGAAGATTTAAATGAAAACTATTTATATAAATATAAAATAAAAGCTACTGTTGTTGATGTGACTGGTGAAACAAGAGAAGCTTCCACTTCCATTAAAATAGGAGCACAAAACCTGCTTACCAATTTGGTGCTGCCGGAATCTGTTATAACAGGTGATACCTTAGATCTCAAAATTGAAAATACCAACTTAAATGAAAATCCTGTACTGTAA
- a CDS encoding carboxypeptidase-like regulatory domain-containing protein: protein MPFDWKSGKYFIETESYNGDNTSTAKHTFDLVNPKGKYLPDNQRFTFSIQNKNFEEDKEVRILLQTAYSNINLEVAAYDGFNKIYSQFINLDGNREITIPFSGLSSQQMEIQVTGIKNNSAIVVTRRVQLPQTEKSLKIETETFRNKLQPGIEETWSFSVKNEKNAIPDAEILASMYDASLDQFVTQNWNTSTGFGPNHQGFPTFNINNIGKTLALQSTFSHTRRYRSTARIFDQLNLFGFYFSSPNNYNYRRYLNNKKIKAESTTLSGNTRGRVTDEEGIPLPGVIIIIKGTTTSTETNFNGEFALDTKKGDELIISFIGFASQHYKISEQKEIYIVLEEDVSQLDEVVTVGYGNQAVQEVAGSVGSLLQGKVAGVSIQENPTGSETKIVIRGASTVDGKSASIFVIDGEIVSSYDLSEDEIANIEFLEGEAATSIYGAQAANGAVIINTKAGLSKLQNLETRKNFDETAFFYPNLQLGKEGKLQFTFTSPEALTQWKLRLLAHTTGWTTGKLEATVTTQKELSLIPNPPRFLRQGDTITFKSKINNLSKRNLTGTEVLQLFNALTMEPIDENLGNTVNTRNFKVDSTESTVVSWKLNITEGIDAVTYKILAKAGDFTDGEENFLPVLSNRMLVSESLAFFVRAGTTESYTFKNLQDNSSTTLDHHKFTIEYSSNPAWYALQSLPYLMEPKFECSDQIFSSLYANSIAGHIMQSQPKLKEVFQSWKGDSTLVSDLEKNEELKSLVLSETPWLLDAKNDTEQKERLAELFDAARVSKNNDDLLKKLFQMQNFSGAWPWFPGGEDNYFVTRYILGGFGHMEDLGIKSNTEGMLEKAVAYLDKALLKAEKHHQIWSPNSNSFYKSISSLHHLYVRQFFQDEHALPEDVAKISDTILEVQKANWQELELYNKALLTIVLSKMQEKELARTIIASLKESAVRSEDYGMYWKENQVSWYWYRAPIETQALIIEAFSEVGGEEEAVEEMKIWLLQNKRTNHWPTTKSTTEASYALLMRGKEWLQDKDHTSIKVGGNVIKSENLSEGNKEAGTGYFKLNWQGNAIENSFSKIEVENENSTAGYGGAYWQYFEDLDKIQEDFDSPLNVEKELYLNVKGKDGGTIKRISEETQLKTGDLVTIRLVVRTTADMDFIHLKDMRASGFEPTNVLSEYKYQDGAAYYESTKDAATHFFFDTLAKGTYVLEYTVRANNSGNFSNGITLLESMYAPEFSSHTKGLRVNINE, encoded by the coding sequence ATGCCTTTCGATTGGAAATCGGGGAAATATTTTATAGAAACTGAAAGCTACAATGGGGACAATACTTCTACTGCAAAACACACTTTTGATCTGGTAAATCCAAAAGGCAAGTATCTGCCAGATAATCAGCGGTTCACCTTCAGCATTCAAAATAAAAATTTTGAAGAAGACAAAGAAGTTCGCATATTACTCCAAACGGCATACTCCAATATTAATTTAGAAGTAGCAGCTTATGATGGCTTTAACAAGATTTATAGCCAATTCATTAACCTGGATGGGAATAGGGAAATTACAATTCCTTTTTCAGGTCTTTCTTCTCAGCAAATGGAAATACAGGTTACAGGTATTAAAAATAATTCTGCCATTGTAGTTACCAGGAGAGTTCAGCTTCCTCAAACCGAAAAAAGCTTAAAAATTGAAACTGAAACTTTTCGCAATAAGTTACAGCCCGGGATTGAAGAAACCTGGAGTTTTAGTGTTAAGAACGAGAAGAATGCTATACCTGATGCTGAAATTTTAGCCTCTATGTATGATGCTTCCCTGGACCAGTTCGTTACCCAAAATTGGAATACATCTACTGGTTTTGGCCCGAACCATCAGGGTTTTCCTACCTTCAATATTAACAATATAGGAAAAACGTTAGCCTTACAAAGTACATTTTCCCATACCAGGAGGTATCGTTCAACTGCACGAATATTTGACCAACTAAATTTATTCGGATTCTATTTTTCCAGTCCCAACAATTACAATTACCGGAGGTACCTCAACAATAAAAAAATAAAAGCGGAATCTACCACGCTTTCAGGAAATACCCGGGGAAGAGTTACCGATGAAGAAGGAATACCTTTACCCGGAGTAATAATTATAATTAAGGGAACAACTACTAGCACCGAAACTAACTTTAATGGAGAATTTGCTCTGGACACTAAAAAAGGGGATGAATTAATTATATCATTTATAGGATTTGCTTCCCAACATTATAAAATAAGCGAACAGAAGGAAATTTATATTGTCCTGGAGGAGGATGTGTCTCAGCTGGATGAAGTAGTTACTGTTGGATACGGTAACCAGGCTGTTCAAGAGGTTGCAGGAAGTGTAGGCAGTTTACTACAGGGGAAAGTGGCGGGGGTTTCCATACAGGAAAATCCAACAGGAAGTGAGACAAAAATTGTAATAAGAGGTGCTTCTACAGTTGATGGGAAGTCTGCTTCCATCTTTGTAATCGATGGAGAGATCGTTAGCAGTTACGACTTAAGCGAGGATGAAATTGCCAATATAGAATTTCTTGAAGGGGAAGCGGCAACAAGTATTTATGGTGCCCAGGCTGCAAATGGAGCAGTAATAATAAATACCAAAGCAGGATTAAGTAAACTTCAAAATTTAGAAACGAGGAAAAATTTTGATGAGACGGCGTTTTTTTATCCTAATCTTCAATTAGGAAAGGAGGGTAAGCTCCAATTTACCTTTACCTCTCCCGAAGCTTTGACTCAATGGAAACTCCGGCTTTTAGCCCATACGACAGGATGGACCACTGGAAAATTGGAAGCCACTGTGACCACGCAAAAAGAGCTGAGCCTTATCCCAAACCCACCACGCTTTTTAAGGCAGGGTGACACAATAACCTTTAAATCTAAAATAAATAATCTATCTAAAAGAAATCTTACCGGTACCGAAGTTTTACAATTATTTAATGCCCTCACTATGGAACCTATAGATGAGAACCTCGGGAATACAGTTAATACCAGAAATTTTAAAGTTGACTCAACCGAAAGTACAGTAGTTTCCTGGAAGTTGAATATTACTGAGGGAATAGATGCCGTTACCTATAAAATCCTTGCAAAGGCAGGAGATTTTACCGATGGGGAGGAAAATTTCCTTCCCGTTCTTTCCAACAGGATGTTGGTGAGCGAGAGCCTTGCCTTTTTTGTTCGTGCCGGGACCACAGAATCTTATACCTTTAAAAATCTGCAGGACAATTCTTCAACAACATTAGATCATCATAAATTTACAATTGAATACTCTTCAAATCCTGCCTGGTATGCGTTACAGAGTCTTCCATACTTAATGGAACCAAAGTTTGAATGTTCAGATCAAATTTTTTCCAGTTTATATGCTAATAGTATTGCAGGACATATTATGCAAAGCCAGCCTAAATTAAAGGAGGTTTTTCAATCGTGGAAAGGTGACAGTACTCTTGTGAGTGATCTTGAAAAAAATGAAGAGCTAAAATCTTTAGTTCTTTCTGAAACCCCGTGGTTATTGGATGCGAAAAATGACACTGAACAAAAAGAAAGATTGGCAGAGCTTTTTGACGCGGCCAGGGTTTCAAAAAATAATGATGACCTCCTGAAGAAGCTTTTTCAAATGCAGAATTTCTCTGGTGCCTGGCCATGGTTTCCGGGTGGAGAAGATAATTATTTTGTGACACGCTACATTCTTGGTGGGTTTGGGCATATGGAAGACCTGGGAATAAAATCTAATACTGAAGGCATGCTCGAAAAAGCTGTTGCTTACCTTGATAAAGCTCTTCTAAAAGCAGAAAAGCATCACCAGATTTGGTCGCCCAATTCAAACTCATTTTATAAAAGTATAAGTAGTCTTCATCATCTTTACGTCCGTCAATTTTTTCAGGATGAACATGCTTTGCCAGAAGATGTTGCTAAAATTTCCGATACAATTTTAGAGGTTCAAAAAGCTAACTGGCAGGAATTGGAGCTATACAATAAAGCTCTTCTCACTATAGTTCTTTCGAAGATGCAGGAGAAAGAGTTAGCCAGAACCATTATTGCCTCCCTCAAAGAAAGTGCTGTAAGATCTGAGGATTACGGGATGTACTGGAAAGAAAACCAGGTGAGCTGGTACTGGTACCGGGCTCCCATAGAAACGCAAGCTTTAATTATAGAAGCTTTTTCTGAAGTTGGCGGAGAAGAGGAAGCAGTGGAGGAAATGAAAATTTGGCTTCTTCAGAATAAAAGAACTAACCACTGGCCTACTACAAAATCTACTACAGAGGCGAGTTACGCACTGCTCATGCGGGGGAAGGAATGGCTGCAGGATAAAGACCACACTTCAATAAAAGTGGGGGGAAATGTCATTAAATCTGAAAATCTTTCTGAAGGTAATAAAGAAGCCGGAACAGGTTATTTTAAACTCAACTGGCAAGGAAATGCTATAGAAAATAGTTTTAGTAAAATTGAAGTAGAAAACGAAAATTCAACTGCAGGTTATGGGGGAGCATACTGGCAGTATTTTGAAGATCTTGATAAGATTCAGGAAGACTTTGACAGTCCTTTGAATGTTGAAAAAGAGCTATATTTAAATGTAAAAGGTAAAGATGGAGGTACAATAAAAAGAATTTCAGAAGAAACTCAATTGAAGACAGGCGATCTCGTAACCATAAGATTAGTAGTGAGAACTACAGCAGATATGGATTTTATTCACCTGAAGGACATGCGTGCCAGCGGATTTGAACCTACAAATGTTCTAAGTGAGTATAAATATCAGGATGGTGCCGCCTATTATGAAAGCACAAAAGACGCTGCTACTCATTTTTTCTTTGACACTTTGGCTAAAGGAACCTATGTCCTGGAATATACCGTACGGGCAAATAATTCCGGAAATTTTTCTAATGGAATTACCCTTTTAGAAAGTATGTATGCACCCGAATTTTCAAGCCATACTAAGGGATTAAGGGTAAATATTAATGAGTAG
- a CDS encoding sensor histidine kinase has translation MSKFHLKKYLDLNLVLLLAGFYTLFDIIYVGKMAYFRAHFPSGNEESWLDLLVFTILVDWLVVVTYMTLISVSTKRLLDRKYPWIKIITIHTILSILIGLIIRMIFDLFGMITGYINPSDYKIEESVHRFMSVIDLNFLIYFAMVFIIYTYYYLKQVKETEKQRNLLETQLVNTRMKMLSSQLQPHFLFNTLNSISVLADIDAGKAKDTIADLSDFLREILYCSDTNEITLEKELRTLEYYLNILTVRFSNDLKIRKDIDQNLLNKKVPALLLQPLIENSIKHGYSYNHTELEVLISVKSLGNYLIVKVTNNGEPVKLSSSELMQKGVGLANIKDRLKNLYNDNFFFEIKNKSEGVEGVETIVKIPL, from the coding sequence ATGAGTAAGTTTCACCTTAAAAAGTATCTGGATCTCAATCTGGTCCTTCTTTTAGCCGGATTTTATACACTTTTTGATATTATTTATGTTGGTAAAATGGCTTATTTCCGGGCTCATTTTCCCAGCGGGAATGAAGAATCCTGGCTGGATCTACTGGTATTCACTATTCTGGTAGACTGGTTGGTCGTAGTAACTTATATGACCCTTATTTCTGTAAGCACGAAAAGACTTTTGGACCGCAAATATCCCTGGATAAAAATTATTACAATTCATACTATTTTATCTATACTTATAGGTTTAATAATCAGGATGATCTTCGATCTTTTTGGAATGATCACAGGATATATTAATCCTTCAGATTATAAAATAGAGGAGAGTGTGCACAGGTTCATGTCTGTTATTGATCTTAACTTTCTTATCTATTTTGCAATGGTGTTCATTATCTACACCTACTATTATCTTAAGCAGGTAAAAGAAACAGAGAAGCAGCGTAACTTACTGGAAACTCAATTGGTGAACACGAGAATGAAAATGCTTTCCTCCCAGTTGCAGCCTCATTTTTTATTTAATACTCTTAATAGTATTTCTGTTCTTGCAGATATTGATGCAGGCAAAGCAAAAGATACAATAGCAGACCTCAGTGATTTTCTAAGGGAAATTTTATATTGTAGTGATACCAACGAAATTACGCTGGAGAAGGAATTACGAACCCTGGAGTATTATTTAAACATCCTCACGGTTCGCTTTTCAAATGATCTTAAAATAAGAAAGGACATTGATCAAAATCTTCTTAATAAAAAAGTTCCTGCCTTGTTGTTACAGCCATTAATAGAAAATTCCATTAAACACGGTTATTCCTATAATCATACCGAACTGGAAGTTCTAATCTCTGTTAAGTCCCTGGGAAATTATTTAATTGTTAAAGTGACAAATAATGGAGAGCCTGTAAAGCTTTCTTCTTCGGAATTAATGCAGAAGGGGGTAGGCCTCGCAAATATAAAAGACAGGTTGAAAAACCTTTACAACGACAATTTCTTTTTCGAAATAAAAAATAAATCTGAAGGTGTTGAGGGAGTTGAGACAATTGTAAAAATCCCTTTGTAA
- a CDS encoding LytTR family DNA-binding domain-containing protein, with product MKTIIIDDEELARKRVLNLLEDVPEIEVLGECTNGKTAIEKIDKLKPNLIFLDINMKDMNGFEVLQKIQISPKPIVIFVTAYDNYASRAFDVDAFDFLLKPFKDQRFFRTINKVLKISRTEADTNFEKRIKDLFTIYSEEAKASNPAAKIPIKQGNKTALLDPYSILYIIASGYYAEIYTINSRKFVLRESLNSLEEMLDSKIFLRIHRSTIININHIKEIVHSEFSELDVKMSDDKLLHISKSNKKQFLEKIGI from the coding sequence ATGAAAACCATAATTATTGATGATGAAGAGCTGGCCCGTAAAAGAGTCCTTAACCTCCTGGAAGATGTTCCTGAAATTGAGGTGCTGGGAGAATGTACTAACGGGAAAACTGCTATTGAAAAAATAGACAAACTAAAGCCAAATTTGATCTTTCTGGATATTAATATGAAGGATATGAATGGCTTTGAAGTTTTACAAAAAATTCAAATTTCACCTAAACCCATTGTAATTTTTGTTACAGCATATGATAATTATGCAAGCAGAGCCTTTGATGTAGATGCCTTTGATTTTTTACTGAAACCGTTTAAGGATCAGCGTTTTTTTAGGACAATTAATAAAGTGCTTAAAATTTCCCGGACTGAAGCTGATACCAATTTCGAGAAAAGGATTAAAGACCTCTTCACGATCTATTCTGAAGAGGCCAAAGCCTCTAATCCGGCAGCTAAAATTCCTATAAAACAAGGAAATAAAACTGCGCTTTTAGATCCTTATAGTATTCTTTATATCATTGCGTCGGGTTATTATGCAGAAATTTATACAATTAATTCCAGGAAGTTCGTATTGAGGGAATCTTTAAACAGCCTGGAAGAAATGTTGGATTCCAAAATCTTTTTAAGGATACACAGGTCCACCATTATAAACATAAATCATATAAAAGAAATTGTTCATTCCGAATTTTCGGAGCTTGATGTAAAGATGAGCGATGACAAACTTTTGCATATAAGTAAATCCAACAAAAAACAGTTCCTGGAAAAAATAGGAATTTAG
- a CDS encoding Gfo/Idh/MocA family protein: MRAFNLIIFTLLISSRAFPQEPVKVAVAGLTHGHVDWIFNRENAKDILLVGIYEPNKALSKKYAERYKLNPNIFFTDLEDMLEKVKPEAVTAFGATNEHIEVVRKSAPRGIHVMVEKPLATNLKDAKDIQRLAAKHKIHVLTNYETSWYPSNREVKTMLEDGKLGEIKKVIVNDGHEGPKEIGVSDEFLEILTDPVKNGAGALMDFGCYGANLMTWLMEGEKPQSVTAVINQNKPGIYSKVDDEATIILQYPKSQCIIQASWNWPFSRKDMEVYGVTGYAVAKDATTLKYRVAANSPEETKKLNYSGEIYEDPFNFLAAIVRGNEEIEVNNLYGLPINITVVEILEAAKKSAAQGKTIYLE; this comes from the coding sequence ATGAGAGCATTTAATCTTATTATTTTTACACTTCTTATTTCTTCCAGGGCTTTTCCGCAGGAACCTGTAAAAGTCGCGGTTGCAGGATTAACCCATGGCCACGTAGACTGGATCTTCAACAGGGAAAATGCTAAAGATATTTTATTGGTGGGTATATACGAACCCAATAAAGCTCTTTCTAAAAAATATGCTGAAAGATATAAGTTAAACCCGAATATATTTTTTACAGATCTTGAGGATATGCTGGAGAAGGTTAAACCTGAAGCTGTGACAGCATTTGGTGCTACAAATGAACATATAGAAGTTGTAAGAAAAAGTGCTCCTCGTGGTATTCATGTCATGGTTGAAAAACCTTTGGCTACAAACTTAAAAGATGCCAAAGACATTCAGAGATTAGCCGCAAAACATAAAATTCACGTTCTTACTAATTATGAAACTTCCTGGTATCCCAGTAACAGGGAAGTAAAGACCATGCTTGAAGATGGCAAACTGGGTGAAATAAAGAAAGTTATCGTAAATGATGGCCATGAAGGTCCTAAGGAAATTGGGGTAAGCGATGAATTTCTTGAGATCCTTACAGATCCCGTTAAAAATGGGGCTGGAGCATTAATGGATTTTGGATGTTATGGAGCCAATCTTATGACCTGGTTAATGGAGGGTGAAAAACCCCAATCTGTTACAGCTGTTATTAACCAAAATAAACCCGGAATCTATTCCAAAGTAGATGACGAAGCTACAATTATTTTACAGTATCCTAAATCACAGTGCATTATCCAGGCTTCCTGGAACTGGCCTTTTTCCAGGAAAGATATGGAAGTGTACGGCGTGACTGGGTATGCAGTAGCAAAAGATGCAACTACATTAAAATATCGCGTTGCTGCAAACTCGCCCGAAGAAACAAAAAAGTTAAACTACAGCGGTGAAATTTATGAAGATCCTTTCAACTTTCTTGCTGCAATTGTACGTGGAAATGAGGAAATAGAAGTCAATAACCTCTATGGCTTACCTATTAATATAACTGTTGTGGAAATTCTTGAAGCGGCAAAGAAATCTGCTGCTCAGGGAAAGACCATTTATTTAGAGTAA
- a CDS encoding alpha/beta hydrolase gives MLSCSKESIDSPVISNDDQQKTARSILNISYGEDQAQKYDIYLPANRSTAITKVLIFIHGGGWIQGDKNDMEEYIPILAEDHPDYAIVNLNYRLAKLPTRAAFPNQFLDIQRALQHLTEAAVDYGILAEFGLIGVSAGAHLALQFDSVYDNFDQVKLVCSIVGPTDLTDPFFKQNPDFLLALQFLVDENAYPGVSDFAKAVSPAYLVSDKNSATILFYGKEDPLVPVSNGILLQKQLEHAGIENSLTIFNGGHGDWNEHANRNLQLKLSNFINLHLPLEF, from the coding sequence TTGCTTAGCTGTTCAAAGGAAAGTATAGACTCTCCTGTTATTTCAAACGATGACCAACAAAAAACAGCCAGATCAATTTTAAACATAAGCTATGGTGAAGATCAGGCTCAAAAATATGACATTTATTTACCTGCAAACAGATCAACAGCCATTACCAAGGTTTTAATATTCATTCACGGCGGTGGGTGGATACAGGGGGATAAAAATGACATGGAAGAATATATCCCTATTTTGGCAGAAGATCATCCAGATTATGCCATTGTCAATTTAAATTACAGGCTGGCCAAGTTACCAACACGGGCAGCATTTCCCAATCAGTTTTTAGACATTCAAAGGGCACTGCAACATTTGACCGAAGCAGCAGTAGATTATGGAATCCTTGCTGAGTTTGGATTAATAGGAGTTAGTGCGGGTGCCCATTTAGCACTTCAGTTTGATAGTGTTTACGATAATTTTGATCAGGTAAAACTTGTTTGCAGCATTGTGGGTCCCACAGATTTAACTGATCCTTTTTTTAAACAAAATCCAGACTTCCTTCTTGCCCTGCAATTTTTAGTAGATGAAAATGCTTATCCCGGTGTTTCAGATTTTGCTAAAGCAGTTAGTCCCGCTTACCTGGTAAGTGATAAGAACAGTGCCACAATCCTTTTCTACGGAAAAGAAGACCCTCTGGTACCTGTAAGCAATGGAATATTACTGCAAAAACAACTCGAACATGCAGGGATTGAGAACAGCCTGACGATATTTAATGGCGGTCATGGAGACTGGAATGAGCACGCAAACAGAAATCTACAACTAAAGCTAAGTAATTTTATCAATCTTCATTTGCCCCTGGAATTTTAA
- a CDS encoding DUF4126 domain-containing protein: MTLVQIIAILGTIPLFSLRTFLPAFLTALLLAYPQYFPGMGDVPPLGEDAFITRNWVLITLGILSLLEIIGDKSTTIRNLMKNAETYLKPLFFLIINLNLLDEASNEVLKDIQWAAFDPGYLLLAFGALSVHWLSRLRRDFISFLEDIDEDDNLFIGKISSWVEDSLVVFGFVLLIWTGFLMLILYFAGILFFVILRRRYETKIEQQKLTCESCGEKNLPYAVKCFNCKNSLSRVHSIGVFGQKKEELVTNREKHQIALISQRKCPDCGNTLKSHRLYQDCSVCGASLFKSPGINEFVRSQDR, from the coding sequence ATGACTTTAGTCCAAATAATTGCCATTTTAGGAACGATCCCGTTGTTCTCCTTAAGAACTTTTCTCCCTGCATTTCTCACAGCACTTCTTTTGGCATATCCTCAATATTTTCCAGGAATGGGAGATGTTCCACCTCTGGGGGAGGACGCCTTTATTACCCGGAACTGGGTACTTATAACTTTAGGGATACTTAGTTTGCTTGAGATTATAGGTGATAAAAGCACCACTATAAGAAATTTAATGAAAAATGCTGAAACTTATCTTAAGCCTCTATTTTTCTTAATCATTAATCTCAACTTGCTGGATGAAGCTTCAAATGAAGTTTTAAAAGACATTCAGTGGGCAGCTTTTGATCCTGGTTACCTTCTTCTCGCTTTTGGAGCTTTATCGGTTCACTGGCTGTCTCGCCTAAGAAGAGATTTTATCTCTTTCCTGGAGGACATAGATGAAGATGATAATTTGTTTATAGGTAAAATAAGCAGTTGGGTAGAAGACAGTTTGGTCGTATTTGGTTTTGTGCTGCTAATATGGACAGGATTCCTGATGTTGATTCTCTATTTTGCAGGTATCTTGTTTTTTGTGATCCTAAGAAGGAGGTATGAAACTAAAATTGAACAACAAAAATTAACCTGTGAAAGCTGTGGGGAAAAGAATCTACCTTATGCTGTAAAGTGTTTTAACTGCAAGAATTCTTTATCTCGTGTGCATTCAATTGGTGTATTTGGGCAGAAGAAAGAGGAATTGGTGACCAACAGGGAAAAACATCAAATTGCCCTAATATCCCAGAGAAAATGTCCAGATTGTGGAAATACATTAAAAAGTCACAGATTGTACCAGGACTGCAGCGTATGTGGAGCCAGTTTGTTTAAATCCCCAGGAATAAATGAATTTGTAAGGAGCCAGGATCGCTAG
- a CDS encoding NAD(P)-dependent alcohol dehydrogenase, translated as MSQVKAYAAKDPESNLEPFEINRRSILPNDVELEIDYCGVCHSDLHTVKNDWGGAQYPVVPGHEIIGRVTKTGKKVTRFKSGDLVGVGCMVDSCQHCNSCKEGLEQYCENGAVFTYNGKDEHLGGQTFGGYTERIVVDEKFVLRIPENIDAKAAAPLLCAGITTWSPLRQWKVKKGDKVGIIGLGGLGHMGVKFAHALGAHVVMITTSPEKSKDAEELGAHEVLISKDDKQMAEHRNSFDFLLNTVPVGHDVNPYLSLLKRDATMVLVGAVEPLKPMHGGALIMGRKRIAGSLIGGIKETQEMLDFCEEHTIVSDIEMIKIQDINNAYTRMLKSDVKYRFVIDMKSLRNG; from the coding sequence ATGAGTCAGGTAAAAGCATACGCAGCAAAGGATCCCGAATCTAATCTTGAGCCATTCGAGATCAATAGAAGGAGTATTCTACCTAATGATGTGGAATTGGAAATTGACTACTGCGGGGTATGCCACAGCGATCTTCATACTGTGAAAAACGATTGGGGTGGAGCACAATATCCTGTAGTGCCGGGACATGAAATAATTGGTCGTGTAACAAAAACAGGAAAAAAAGTTACGCGTTTTAAGAGCGGAGATTTAGTAGGAGTGGGATGTATGGTTGACTCCTGTCAACATTGTAATTCCTGTAAGGAGGGCCTGGAGCAGTATTGTGAAAATGGAGCAGTTTTTACTTACAACGGGAAGGATGAACACCTGGGAGGGCAAACTTTTGGCGGTTATACAGAAAGAATAGTTGTAGATGAAAAATTCGTTTTAAGGATTCCGGAGAATATTGATGCCAAAGCTGCCGCACCTCTTCTTTGTGCCGGAATTACTACCTGGTCCCCCTTGAGACAATGGAAGGTAAAAAAAGGGGATAAGGTAGGAATAATTGGTCTGGGGGGTCTTGGACATATGGGAGTAAAATTTGCTCATGCCCTGGGGGCCCACGTGGTGATGATCACAACCTCTCCTGAAAAAAGCAAAGATGCTGAAGAATTAGGAGCTCATGAGGTTTTGATTTCTAAAGATGACAAACAGATGGCCGAACATCGTAATTCCTTTGATTTCCTCTTAAATACCGTTCCCGTAGGACATGATGTAAATCCTTATTTAAGCTTACTTAAAAGAGATGCGACCATGGTTCTCGTTGGTGCAGTTGAACCTTTGAAGCCCATGCATGGAGGAGCATTAATAATGGGCCGTAAAAGAATTGCAGGATCACTAATAGGAGGAATAAAGGAAACTCAGGAAATGTTAGACTTTTGCGAGGAACACACTATTGTGTCTGATATTGAAATGATAAAGATCCAGGACATTAATAATGCCTACACCCGTATGCTTAAATCTGATGTGAAATACAGATTTGTAATAGATATGAAATCGCTTCGCAACGGGTAA